In Etheostoma cragini isolate CJK2018 unplaced genomic scaffold, CSU_Ecrag_1.0 ScbMSFa_4023, whole genome shotgun sequence, the following are encoded in one genomic region:
- the LOC117941013 gene encoding 6-phosphofructo-2-kinase/fructose-2,6-bisphosphatase 1-like has protein sequence MNIHVTPRSIFLCRHGESELNLVGRIGGDSGLSPRGAKFGSSLGTYMRGQCISDLKVWTSHMKRTIQTAEALGVPYEQWKALNEIDACVQVKLSSPDYVDCDKEEAVADFLKRIDCYKLTYVPLDDNRDR, from the exons ATGAACATCCACGTCACCCCGAGGTCCATCTTCCTGTGTCGCCACGGAGAGAGCGAGCTCAACCTCGTGGGTCGTATCGGGGGAGACTCAGGGCTGTCACCTCGCGGGGCAAAG TTTGGCAGTTCTTTGGGGACCTACATGCGGGGTCAGTGCATCAGCGACCTGAAGGTTTGGACGAGTCACATGAAGAGGACGATCCAGACCGCCGAGGCTCTGGGGGTCCCCTACGAACAGTGGAAGGCCCTGAATGAGATAGACGCT tgtgtg CAAGTGAAGCTGAGCAGTCCGGACTACGTGGACTGTGACAAAGAGGAGGCTGTGGCCGACTTTCTGAAGAGGATCGACTGTTACAAGCTGACCTACGTCCCACTGGATGACAACAGGGACAGGTGA